Proteins encoded by one window of Bos javanicus breed banteng chromosome 22, ARS-OSU_banteng_1.0, whole genome shotgun sequence:
- the C22H3orf18 gene encoding uncharacterized protein C3orf18 homolog isoform X2 — translation MDSRIPSARGWISSRPPTSESDLEPATDGPASETTTLSPEATSFNDTRIPDVAGGTTGVGTMLLSFGIITVIGLTVAMVLYIRKKKRLEKLRHQLMPMYNFDPTEEQDELEQELLEHGRDAASVQAAAAGQAMQGKTTLPSQGPVQRPSRLVFTDVANAIHA, via the exons ATGGACTCCAGGATCCCATCTGCTAGGGGCTGGATCAGCAGCCGCCCTCCCACCTCTGAGTCTGACCTAGAGCCTGCCACAGATGGGCCAGCTTCCGAGACCACCACCCTCAGCCCAGAAGCCACCAGCTTTAATGACACCAGAATCCCTGATGTGGCTGGTGGCACCACCGGTGTGGGCACAATGCTTCTGTCCTTCGGGATCATCACCGTCATCGGCCTGACTGTGGCCATG GTTTTGTACATCAGGAAGAAGAAGAG gctggagAAGCTACGCCACCAGCTCATGCCTATGTACAACTTCGACCCCACGGAGGAGCAAGACGAACTGGAGCAGGAGCTGCTGGAGCACGGGCGGGACGCTGCCTCTGTGCAGGCCGCCGCTGCTGGGCAGGCCATGCAGGGCAAG ACCACGCTCCCCTCTCAGGGCCCAGTGCAGAGGCCCAGTCGGCTGGTGTTCACCGATGTGGCCAATGCCATCCACGCATGA
- the C22H3orf18 gene encoding uncharacterized protein C3orf18 homolog isoform X1 → MDSRIPSARGWISSRPPTSESDLEPATDGPASETTTLSPEATSFNDTRIPDVAGGTTGVGTMLLSFGIITVIGLTVAMAGEATPPAHAYVQLRPHGGARRTGAGAAGARAGRCLCAGRRCWAGHAGQDHAPLSGPSAEAQSAGVHRCGQCHPRMSSPGMSLDV, encoded by the exons ATGGACTCCAGGATCCCATCTGCTAGGGGCTGGATCAGCAGCCGCCCTCCCACCTCTGAGTCTGACCTAGAGCCTGCCACAGATGGGCCAGCTTCCGAGACCACCACCCTCAGCCCAGAAGCCACCAGCTTTAATGACACCAGAATCCCTGATGTGGCTGGTGGCACCACCGGTGTGGGCACAATGCTTCTGTCCTTCGGGATCATCACCGTCATCGGCCTGACTGTGGCCATG gctggagAAGCTACGCCACCAGCTCATGCCTATGTACAACTTCGACCCCACGGAGGAGCAAGACGAACTGGAGCAGGAGCTGCTGGAGCACGGGCGGGACGCTGCCTCTGTGCAGGCCGCCGCTGCTGGGCAGGCCATGCAGGGCAAG ACCACGCTCCCCTCTCAGGGCCCAGTGCAGAGGCCCAGTCGGCTGGTGTTCACCGATGTGGCCAATGCCATCCACGCATGAGTAGCCCAGGGATGAGCCTGGACGTCTGA